CGAGCGGCAGCTACCGCTGGCAGATCACCCTGGGTTTCGACGAGCGGGGCAAGCAACTCCTCAAGAGCGGCACCAAGAAAACCAAGCGGGACGCAGAACGGGCACGAGTGCAGGCTCTCGCCGACTATCAGCGCGGTCTGCTGCCTATCCCCAGCCAGATCAAGCTGTCCGATTGGCTGCCCCAGTGGTTGGAACTCAAACGCCCTAACCTCGCCCCCAAGACCTTCGCCAACTACAGCTACGTGATCGACGAGCACCTGATCCCACTTCTCGGCGGGCACAAGATGCAGGACCCCAAGCCCAGCGACGTGCGAGCGGCGTACGTGAAGCTCTCCGACCAGGGCTTCTCGAAGTCCCTGCTGCACCGAGTGCGGGTCATCCTGAGACAGGCTCTGCAGGAGGCCGTTTTCGGCGAGATCGTCGCCCGGAACGTCGCTGAGGTCGCTCGGCTGCCCAGCTTCCGGCGGGGCAAGACGGCCTGGGCGCTGGACAGCCGGGAGGCGGGGACGTTCCTGAAGGCAGCGAGTGAGTATCGGTTGGGGGTGCTATTCGAGTTCGTTATCGCAACGGGGCTGAGACGAGGGGAGGTCTAAGCGTTGAAGTGGACACACCTGGATTTGGAGAAAGGGCTGCTGCGGGAGAACATTATGGTGGCGAGCGGCAAGGCAACGCTCGGGCGCCGAAGACCGAAGCTGAGATTCGCGACCTTCACCTCGCGCCGGAGACTGTGGACCTGCTCCGGCGGCACCGGCAGGAGGGAACCACCCCCAGGGGGCATGTGTTTGCCAACACGCGGGGGCAGCGCCTGTACCCCGACTCCCTGACCAAGCTGGCGGGGAACATCACCGCCAAAGCGCGCCTGGGGACGTGCGCTTCCACGACCTGCGGCACACCTACGCCAGTCTGATGCTCTCCAAGGGGGTGCCGATGGAGGTGGTGAGCGAGAAGCTGGGGCACAGCCGACCCAGCACGACGGCCGACATCTACCGCCACATCTTCGCCGAGGAGCACGAGCAGCAACCTTCGCCCTTACAGACTTGCTCACGCCCAAGCCCCTCAAGCTCAGGAGCGCAGCCAAGCAAGTGGAAGAGGACACCGACGCGGAACCTGCGGCTTAAGGACCACCGAAATGCACTCCTCCCTCCTGTGCAGGAGGACCAGTCGTGGGTTTTAGTGGATGACGGGTGTTCAAGGAAGCATGGAGCGAGCTGACGTGTCCGAAATGCAACAACGTCCACATCGTCAATCATGGGCAGAACCGTGCTTCCAGGGGACATCCTGCCGCCTGGGGCAGGGTGTGATGGGTCCATGCCTGAATCACTGACTGCCCACCGGACTGTCTCGGTTGCCGCCGCCCTACTCACGGGAACCCTCGCCACGCTGCATGTGTACTGGGCGGCAGGCGGCCAGGCGGGTCTGGCGGCGGCCCTGCCGGAGGCGGACGACGGAGGGGCACGGTTCACGCCATCGCCCGTCATGACCCTGGGTGTGGCGACGGGTCTGACGAGCATGAGCGCCGCAACTCTGAGCGCCAACTCTTTACAGATGCGTTGGCCCCTGCGCCTGACCGCCCTCGTGTTCCTGCTGCGGGCTGTGGGGGATGGCCGCACGGTCGGCCTGACCCGCCGGGGTGGGCAGAGCGTGTTTGCCCGTAACGATGCTCGGCTGTACACCCCCCTCTGCCTGCTGCTGGCAGCCCTATACAGCGTGCTGGCGTTCGGGCGCCGGGACTAACCGGGGGCGGCAGAGGGCGGGCCAAGTGCAGCCGGGCACCAGACCTTTGAACCCCCACACCGCCTGCCCCTCGATATGGAGGTCGTCCCGAGGACCGAGTTTGCGGGCCTGTAGGGGAGTGCAACGGTGCCCGAGTGGCGGGGTCAGGGCATCTACCGGACGCCCACAGCGGCACGGGCGAGGTCCGCCCTGGTATGGGGAGTGCGCTTCCTGCACAGCGACTCCTCGGCGTTCTCACGGCCCATCCTGCAGCGCAGCGGTCTGCTACCACGCCCTACGTCTGGACGCGCCGAAGCCAGCCAGCAGACCAGCCTAGCCAGGCTGAATGAAGTCAACAAACACGTCTTCGACGGCGCCTTCATGACCCTGGCTCATTCTGCACAACCCTCAGCGCCTGGTGGTACCGCCCAGTCGAGATCCAGATTCGCTTCAGGAAACGCTGACGTTCTCGATGGGCAGCGTGACGGACAGGCCAGGTGGGGTGAAGCCAAATACCTGCCCGTAGAACAGTAATTCCCCCTCCAACGCCCGCTGAATGTTCGCCCGCCGGAACCCGTGTCCTTCCCCCTCGAATTCCACCAGGTCGGTGGGCAAGCCCCGTGAACGCACGGCTTCAAACATCCGCTTGGCCTGGTCGGGTGGCACCACCTTGTCCTCCAGCACCTGGAAGAACATCACTGGGCGCGAGAGCTGCTCGGTGAACTGAATAGACCTCCTGCGAAAGACAGGCTGAGCAGGAGAGGGTGAGGTTGCAGAGGGCCGCGATGAGGTGCAAACGCAAAGCAAACCGACGCCTGCGGTGTCGATAGACGCCCTTGAGTACCCGAAAAATCTTCAGGCGTCGGATCACGTGCTCGATCCCCTGCCGGGTATGCGCTAGGACACGGTTGTCCTGGCGCTGCTCGTCAGTGAGCGGCTGGATGCGTGTGGCTTTGTGAGGTGTGAGCGCGTGAGGGTGTTCCTTCCAGAGGCCCTGGTACCCGGCATCACCGATCAGGGCCGTCTCCACGGGCAGCTGCACCTTGGAGCGGCGAAAGAGCGTCAAGTCGTGCATCGAGCCAACGGTGGAAGCGACGCACAGGATCAGGGGCGTCGCCACCTCAACCAGGAGTTGCAGCTTCAGGGTGTGGCGCTTTGTCTTGCCGCTGTACCAGCGGCGCTGGGTTTTTTGGGCCGTTCGCAGGGCACTTCCGAGGCATCCACCGCGATGATGCTGTAGACCGTCCCGCTGTTCCCCAGGGCTTTCTTCCCGGGCAGTCTGAACAGCTCACTGGCGATCAGGGCGGCCTCGACGCGTTCCACCGTGCGCTGCACGGTGGTTTCATGGACGCCCCAGTCATCCCCCAGATGCGCGTAGGTTCGGTATTCCCGCCAAA
Above is a genomic segment from Deinococcus apachensis DSM 19763 containing:
- a CDS encoding site-specific integrase, whose protein sequence is MQALADYQRGLLPIPSQIKLSDWLPQWLELKRPNLAPKTFANYSYVIDEHLIPLLGGHKMQDPKPSDVRAAYVKLSDQGFSKSLLHRVRVILRQALQEAVFGEIVARNVAEVARLPSFRRGKTAWALDSREAGTFLKAASEYRLGVLFEFVIATGLRRGEV
- a CDS encoding tyrosine-type recombinase/integrase — protein: MRFHDLRHTYASLMLSKGVPMEVVSEKLGHSRPSTTADIYRHIFAEEHEQQPSPLQTCSRPSPSSSGAQPSKWKRTPTRNLRLKDHRNALLPPVQEDQSWVLVDDGCSRKHGAS
- a CDS encoding DUF3995 domain-containing protein, whose protein sequence is MPESLTAHRTVSVAAALLTGTLATLHVYWAAGGQAGLAAALPEADDGGARFTPSPVMTLGVATGLTSMSAATLSANSLQMRWPLRLTALVFLLRAVGDGRTVGLTRRGGQSVFARNDARLYTPLCLLLAALYSVLAFGRRD
- a CDS encoding alpha/beta hydrolase family protein, whose amino-acid sequence is MLCVCTSSRPSATSPSPAQPVFRRRSIQFTEQLSRPVMFFQVLEDKVVPPDQAKRMFEAVRSRGLPTDLVEFEGEGHGFRRANIQRALEGELLFYGQVFGFTPPGLSVTLPIENVSVS
- a CDS encoding transposase family protein — translated: WREYRTYAHLGDDWGVHETTVQRTVERVEAALIASELFRLPGKKALGNSGTVYSIIAVDASEVPCERPKKPSAAGTAARQSATP